Proteins co-encoded in one bacterium genomic window:
- a CDS encoding right-handed parallel beta-helix repeat-containing protein yields the protein MKNFNKVAAIAVAAGLLTGSGLAADINVPADFSTIQAAIDDAGTVDTDRILVDASSYSANEAVTIDKNLTLLSQNGKATITGTSLDSGVTVQAADVTIENFTISGAGFHGISIESGGALAITDCNVDGNGTSGSGGGSGLHQTDIGAATLDLTIANSTFSGNSHRGWTFDSPGTISIDASGVTIDGNTNEGVLLGKPGGLSVDFLLTNCDITNNGGAGMVDFFGTGTITGGSISTNVGHGLFLDDNASGPAARDYTIDGVTIMGNGDHGVIRFAAGNFIVQNCTIDGNGRGFAFNNAYGPISVTMTGGSVSDNATVGFQPDGGAGNLTANVTGTEFHGNGEMGLGIFGQGNYTFTNCSIQNNSTEGIARLFNDNGTSTILNLNGCTVESNQKVGILVIGMPIDVTLTDTSVSYNNVAGDSEGNILFDGDGVRNLVAERSTFVQGNGTKDNIALVGAGTHDFTNCLLDDGASSGGLKVVNIASADLIGNAEATLTHCTLVGSGETDEAAVTAEVFEGALNPASVTMRNCIVAGWDIGLNAVNGTNANASIDSDYNVLYCNSNTIGSGVSSGANDKLGQDPLFVTDSSGPGTGDFHLQAGSPAIDAGDTLGVTDDLDGAVRPSGSAPDMGAYEYGAVAGVTQWSLY from the coding sequence ATGAAGAACTTCAACAAAGTAGCTGCCATTGCCGTTGCCGCCGGTCTCCTGACGGGTTCTGGGCTGGCAGCGGACATAAATGTCCCGGCCGACTTTTCGACCATCCAGGCCGCCATTGATGACGCGGGAACGGTGGATACCGACCGTATTCTCGTGGACGCGTCATCTTACTCGGCGAATGAAGCCGTCACGATCGACAAGAACCTGACACTTCTGTCGCAGAATGGCAAAGCCACGATTACGGGGACATCCCTGGATAGCGGCGTGACCGTTCAGGCGGCGGATGTGACGATCGAGAACTTCACGATCAGCGGCGCCGGCTTCCACGGTATCTCAATCGAGAGCGGCGGGGCCTTGGCCATCACGGATTGCAACGTGGACGGCAATGGTACATCTGGAAGCGGTGGTGGTTCCGGCCTGCACCAGACGGACATTGGTGCGGCGACCCTCGACCTGACCATCGCGAATTCGACTTTCAGTGGCAACTCGCACCGTGGTTGGACGTTCGACAGCCCCGGCACCATCAGTATCGATGCCAGCGGGGTGACGATCGACGGGAACACCAACGAAGGCGTCCTGCTGGGTAAACCCGGCGGACTGTCGGTCGACTTCCTGCTGACGAACTGCGACATCACGAACAATGGTGGAGCAGGCATGGTGGACTTCTTTGGGACGGGCACGATCACCGGCGGCTCGATTTCCACTAATGTTGGCCACGGGCTGTTTCTGGACGATAACGCCTCCGGACCTGCGGCGCGTGACTATACCATTGACGGGGTCACGATCATGGGGAACGGCGATCATGGCGTGATTCGGTTCGCCGCTGGCAACTTCATCGTGCAGAACTGCACGATCGACGGGAATGGCCGCGGGTTTGCCTTCAACAACGCCTACGGCCCCATCAGCGTCACGATGACCGGCGGTTCGGTGAGTGACAACGCCACCGTTGGCTTCCAGCCGGATGGCGGTGCAGGAAACCTGACGGCCAATGTGACGGGAACCGAGTTTCACGGCAATGGAGAGATGGGTCTCGGCATATTCGGCCAGGGAAACTACACATTCACCAATTGCTCGATTCAGAACAACAGTACAGAAGGTATCGCGCGTCTGTTCAATGACAACGGAACGTCGACGATTCTGAACCTCAATGGCTGCACGGTCGAAAGCAACCAGAAGGTTGGAATCCTGGTCATCGGCATGCCAATCGATGTGACGTTGACTGATACATCGGTGAGCTACAACAACGTGGCCGGAGACAGCGAAGGGAACATCCTGTTCGACGGCGATGGGGTGAGGAACCTGGTGGCCGAGCGCAGCACGTTCGTGCAAGGCAACGGAACCAAGGACAATATCGCCCTCGTCGGCGCTGGCACCCACGACTTCACAAACTGCCTGCTGGACGATGGCGCTTCGAGCGGCGGCCTGAAAGTCGTGAACATTGCCTCAGCAGATCTGATCGGTAATGCAGAAGCAACGTTGACTCATTGTACGTTAGTAGGCAGCGGTGAAACGGATGAAGCCGCTGTGACGGCCGAGGTGTTTGAGGGTGCTTTGAATCCCGCCAGCGTCACCATGCGCAACTGCATCGTGGCCGGCTGGGATATTGGTCTGAATGCCGTGAATGGCACGAATGCCAATGCGAGCATCGACAGCGACTACAATGTGCTCTACTGCAATTCGAACACCATCGGCTCCGGTGTATCGTCTGGCGCAAACGATAAACTGGGTCAGGACCCGCTGTTTGTGACCGATTCTTCGGGACCAGGTACTGGCGACTTCCATCTGCAGGCCGGTTCGCCGGCGATCGACGCTGGGGATACCCTCGGTGTCACGGATGATCTGGATGGAGCAGTGCGGCCCTCCGGATCTGCACCGGACATGGGCGCCTACGAGTACGGTGCCGTGGCAGGCGTTACCCAGTGGTCGCTGTACTAA
- a CDS encoding GH32 C-terminal domain-containing protein, with amino-acid sequence MANRLLQTSRDFRESGRSAPVVAVVFVVLALCVANLASAADLALLGRHASYASLSDEERAAYDWALTSFDAEYLHLDDIAADPSILGDYKTLWWHYDESVVLPGQGATVAAIADWVSAGGRVLLSGFATQYVVDLGFEDTEPSVSIEPGDSGPWGFSQKTESAVFDGLPDVFATLAPGLSVDNKIAWWPDSSQFDGIWLADTEWQGDIVAAGEYRPGDGRVVVIGTGAYEFAVGGWNSKIDALRTFTMNTLRSLRSIPKGDLMARFTMEDLNDQQQIKEWRTGQAAGVPNNFGDPEFAPGPWGEGLRADGYSTFADFGPGVVNQNVSQLTVEAWVAVRAFPYTAQDAAIVNQQEAPRGFFLGVDPWGVWNFSIGADGNWHSVVAPAPLPKFQWIHLAGTYDRNVGLRIYLNGSQVAENNFVAGDLEAASNIPFQIGRHNQGGALGIFPLGIFNGLIDEVRVYNRALAADEILIHYQGGFPPAAEIIVPESRFSHDPTRPGWHAIPPADWTNEPHGMQYYRGNYHLFHQKNPNGPYFGNQHWGHLISPDFANWYPVTDAIWPEGVYDRNGTWSGSTTIHNNELTILYTSNDQGQTQSVATSGEDLAINFHKWGTNPVLPALPPGARPGILGFRDPFIWQDGGWYWVIIGSGYEDTGGEVHLYRSHDLLNWEYRGIMFSRPPDVVNHMWEMPMFGRFPNGKWIFLVNAIPAPGHPGPVDVVYWIGDWVNEKFVPDAEYGTPRRLDLGPEHVLAPSISYTDDGRIYAMGVMIEDRTSEAQLAAGYANLFTMQRMLTLADGNQLRQAPAPELEMLRGERHNFTNIFVEAGESGYLPGVGGDMVEIRALVDLQDASAFGIKVRKSPNGQEQTLIQYNAVGGLFVKRGLSSTSNQVGKWDVVAQHLLEGNENLELRIFIDRSTIEIFANRRSVVTTRIYPQRTDSVEMDLYSQGGTSKVISLDIWPLGENPITPTPTPPPSPTATPGTANAIGWMGY; translated from the coding sequence GTGGCGAACCGACTTCTTCAAACATCCCGAGATTTCCGCGAATCGGGCCGCTCGGCACCTGTGGTGGCGGTGGTTTTCGTCGTACTTGCCCTCTGTGTGGCAAATCTGGCGTCGGCGGCTGACCTGGCCCTCCTCGGCCGCCACGCCAGCTACGCCTCCCTGTCCGATGAGGAGCGGGCTGCCTATGACTGGGCGCTGACCTCTTTCGATGCCGAGTACCTTCATTTGGATGACATCGCCGCCGACCCGTCTATTCTCGGCGATTACAAGACGCTCTGGTGGCACTATGATGAGAGCGTGGTCCTGCCGGGGCAGGGGGCGACGGTTGCCGCGATCGCCGATTGGGTGAGTGCTGGCGGTCGGGTACTGCTCTCGGGATTCGCGACCCAGTACGTTGTCGACCTTGGGTTCGAGGACACCGAGCCGTCCGTATCAATCGAGCCCGGCGACTCCGGCCCCTGGGGATTTTCTCAGAAAACAGAAAGCGCGGTCTTCGACGGCCTGCCGGACGTGTTCGCCACGCTCGCACCAGGCCTCTCCGTGGACAACAAGATCGCCTGGTGGCCGGACTCATCTCAGTTCGATGGGATCTGGTTGGCAGATACGGAATGGCAGGGCGACATCGTTGCGGCCGGAGAATACCGTCCTGGCGACGGACGCGTGGTCGTGATTGGCACAGGCGCTTACGAGTTTGCCGTCGGTGGATGGAACAGCAAAATCGACGCGCTGCGAACGTTCACAATGAATACTCTGCGATCGCTGCGTTCCATTCCGAAGGGCGACTTGATGGCGCGCTTTACGATGGAAGATCTGAACGATCAGCAGCAGATCAAGGAATGGCGGACCGGCCAGGCGGCGGGCGTTCCCAACAACTTTGGCGATCCGGAATTCGCCCCCGGCCCATGGGGAGAGGGGCTTCGCGCGGATGGATACTCAACCTTCGCAGACTTCGGCCCTGGCGTTGTAAACCAGAATGTCAGCCAACTGACCGTGGAAGCCTGGGTCGCGGTGCGGGCGTTTCCTTACACTGCGCAAGATGCGGCCATTGTGAACCAGCAGGAGGCCCCGCGCGGCTTCTTTCTTGGCGTCGACCCTTGGGGTGTCTGGAACTTCTCGATCGGTGCGGACGGTAATTGGCACTCGGTTGTGGCGCCGGCTCCATTGCCGAAATTCCAATGGATTCATCTGGCGGGCACCTACGATCGCAATGTGGGGCTGAGGATTTACCTGAATGGCAGCCAGGTGGCCGAGAACAACTTCGTCGCGGGTGACCTGGAAGCTGCTTCGAACATCCCGTTTCAGATAGGTCGCCATAATCAGGGCGGCGCGCTCGGTATCTTCCCTCTCGGCATTTTCAACGGCCTGATTGACGAGGTGCGAGTCTACAATCGAGCCCTGGCGGCGGACGAAATACTGATTCACTATCAGGGCGGTTTCCCTCCGGCCGCCGAGATCATTGTCCCGGAAAGCCGTTTCTCCCATGACCCGACCCGGCCGGGCTGGCATGCTATTCCTCCCGCGGACTGGACCAACGAGCCTCACGGCATGCAGTACTATCGCGGCAACTACCATCTGTTCCACCAGAAGAACCCCAATGGCCCGTATTTCGGCAATCAGCACTGGGGGCATCTGATCAGTCCGGACTTCGCGAATTGGTACCCGGTGACGGATGCGATCTGGCCCGAGGGCGTGTACGATCGCAACGGCACATGGTCGGGCTCGACGACAATTCATAACAATGAACTGACTATCCTCTATACGAGCAACGATCAGGGCCAAACGCAGAGTGTCGCGACAAGTGGCGAAGACCTGGCCATTAACTTTCACAAGTGGGGGACGAATCCTGTCCTGCCGGCACTGCCTCCCGGTGCGCGGCCGGGGATTCTGGGCTTCCGCGATCCGTTCATCTGGCAGGATGGCGGGTGGTACTGGGTGATCATCGGATCCGGCTACGAAGACACGGGCGGAGAAGTGCACCTGTATCGCTCCCACGACTTGTTGAACTGGGAGTATCGGGGCATTATGTTCAGTCGACCGCCGGATGTTGTGAACCACATGTGGGAGATGCCAATGTTCGGGCGCTTTCCGAACGGCAAGTGGATCTTCCTGGTCAACGCCATCCCTGCTCCCGGTCACCCCGGTCCCGTGGATGTCGTTTACTGGATCGGCGATTGGGTGAATGAGAAGTTCGTTCCGGACGCAGAGTATGGAACTCCTCGGCGTCTCGATCTCGGCCCGGAGCATGTCCTGGCGCCATCGATTTCATACACGGACGACGGCAGGATCTACGCGATGGGCGTGATGATCGAAGATCGCACAAGCGAGGCACAACTCGCCGCGGGATATGCGAACCTGTTTACCATGCAGCGAATGTTGACGCTGGCAGACGGCAATCAATTGCGCCAGGCGCCGGCGCCGGAACTCGAGATGTTGCGAGGCGAACGACACAACTTCACGAATATCTTCGTCGAAGCCGGCGAGAGCGGATACCTCCCTGGAGTCGGCGGCGACATGGTTGAAATCCGCGCCCTGGTGGACCTGCAGGACGCGTCCGCCTTCGGGATCAAGGTACGCAAGTCGCCCAATGGCCAGGAGCAGACGCTGATCCAGTACAATGCTGTTGGTGGACTGTTCGTAAAGCGCGGGCTCTCGAGTACGAGCAACCAGGTTGGGAAGTGGGACGTCGTTGCACAGCACCTGCTGGAAGGAAACGAGAACCTGGAGCTGCGCATATTCATCGATCGCTCTACCATAGAGATCTTCGCGAACAGGCGGTCGGTGGTGACGACGCGGATCTATCCGCAGCGCACGGACAGCGTGGAGATGGACTTGTATTCGCAGGGTGGAACGTCCAAGGTGATCTCGTTGGATATCTGGCCGCTGGGCGAGAACCCGATTACACCGACACCTACGCCGCCCCCGAGTCCGACTGCCACTCCCGGAACAGCGAACGCGATCGGGTGGATGGGATACTAG
- a CDS encoding LacI family transcriptional regulator has product MITMEDIARICGVSRQTVHVALTGKPGVSEPTRERILEIVKKYNYRPNRMATTLLQKNTNLVGVTILNIRNPFFADLIQGINSVLRKEGLHIIFFETQTKEAEEEAIEDLLAYQVAGLILSPFQMEGRLSHYESLRLRKTPFVCVGPIRGFESHFVEVENREVGYLAAEHCIEKGHTNLCYLEGPEKIVSAAERAVGFVQCLMESGVNFNSQCVVKAGDTTQQGFEAGLKVLDVPSRKRPTAVVCFNDMIALGVYEAAQHLGLKIPEDVSVVGCDDIEIARLLNPPMTTIALPIAEMGRSAAEILVSQLQGAESEGYLVKRFPPELVARDSVRSL; this is encoded by the coding sequence ATGATTACGATGGAAGACATTGCGAGAATCTGTGGCGTTTCGCGGCAGACGGTCCATGTGGCCTTGACGGGGAAACCGGGTGTCTCCGAGCCGACCCGGGAGCGCATTCTCGAGATTGTCAAGAAGTACAACTACCGCCCAAACCGAATGGCGACCACGCTTCTTCAGAAGAACACCAATCTGGTTGGCGTTACGATTCTGAACATCCGCAACCCGTTCTTCGCCGACTTGATTCAGGGAATCAACTCCGTGCTTCGCAAGGAAGGCCTGCACATCATCTTCTTTGAGACGCAGACAAAGGAGGCAGAGGAGGAAGCGATCGAGGATCTCCTCGCCTATCAAGTGGCCGGTTTGATCCTATCTCCCTTTCAAATGGAGGGGCGGCTGAGTCACTACGAATCGCTGCGGTTGCGCAAGACACCTTTCGTCTGCGTTGGTCCGATCCGTGGCTTCGAATCCCATTTCGTCGAAGTCGAGAATCGGGAGGTTGGCTATCTGGCCGCCGAGCACTGCATCGAGAAGGGGCACACAAACCTCTGCTATTTGGAGGGGCCGGAGAAGATTGTCTCGGCGGCCGAGCGTGCTGTGGGCTTCGTGCAGTGCCTGATGGAGAGTGGCGTGAACTTCAACAGCCAGTGCGTCGTGAAGGCGGGAGACACGACGCAACAGGGCTTCGAAGCCGGCCTGAAGGTGCTCGATGTCCCCTCACGGAAGCGCCCCACCGCCGTTGTCTGTTTCAACGACATGATTGCTCTCGGCGTTTACGAAGCAGCCCAGCACCTGGGGCTCAAGATCCCCGAAGATGTCAGCGTCGTGGGCTGCGACGACATCGAAATCGCCCGGCTGTTGAATCCGCCGATGACGACCATTGCGCTGCCCATCGCCGAAATGGGGCGTAGCGCTGCGGAGATCCTGGTGTCGCAACTGCAGGGTGCAGAATCGGAGGGGTACCTTGTGAAGCGCTTCCCGCCCGAGCTCGTCGCGCGAGATTCGGTACGCTCCCTGTAG